The genomic window GAAGCCCAGCCCGAACGTCACACCGCCGAGGATGCCCAGCCCCACGATGTAGAGCAGTACCGGGACCACGAACGTGGCGATGTTCTGGGTGAACCGGTTCCAGGCCCAGCTGACCGCATCGCCCACACTGAACGGCTGCTGGCTGCCGTAGCCCGGTTGCGGGTAGCCGCCGGACGGCCCACCGCCGGGTTGGCCGCCGTATTCGCCATAGCCGGGTGGCGGGGGCGGCGGGGGACTGTAGCCCGGAGGCGAGTAGCCGCCTTGCGGCTGGCCGTACCCAGATTGCTGTGGGGGAGCGCCGTAACTGGGCGGTTGTGCACCGTATCCGGGCGGTGGTGGTGGCGGGGCGCCGTAACCGGGAGGCGGGGGCGGCGGGTAGCCCGAAGGGCTGTGACTTCCGCCCTGGGGATCTGCCGAATGATGACCTGGATACTCTGGTGGCTGGCTCATTGCCCCGTCCTAATTTGCTTGTAGTTCGGTAGGCGCGCGGAACTTAGCAATGCGGAACTTAGCAAATAAGCGTCCGCGACGCCCGCATTGCGCTCGTCTGATTTTTGAGCGCGTCCGCGTGTCGGCTGCCTCGACGCCCGGCGTGGTATGCCTGAACCGTGTCCGATGGTCTGTTCGACCTGCCCGGCGCACCGGCGGGAGCCGATGACGGCGCTCGCCCAGGCCTGGGCGTATCGGCCGGCGCGCCGCTGGCGGTGCGGATGCGCCCGGCGACCCTGGACGAGGTGGTGGGCCAGGACCACCTGCTGGCGGCCGGGTCGCCCCTGCGTCGCCTGGTCGAGGGTTCGGGCGTCGCGTCGGCCATTTTGTACGGACCGCCGGGCAGCGGGAAGACAACATTGGCGGCGCTCGTCTCGCACGCCACCGGTCGCCGGTTCGAGGCGCTGTCGGCGTTGTCGGCCGGGGTGAAGGACGTCCGGGCCGTGATCGACGGGGCGCGACGAGCGCTGCTGCATGGTGAGCAGACCGTGCTGTTCATCGACGAGGTGCACCGGTTCTCCAAAACCCAGCAGGACGCGCTGTTGTCCGCGGTGGAAAACCGGGTGGTGCTGCTGGTGGCCGCCACGACGGAGAACCCGTCGTTCTCGGTGGTGGCGCCGCTGTTGTCGCGGTCGCTCATCCTGCAGTTGCGGCCGCTGACGGCCGACGACATCCGCACGGTGGTGCACCGGGCGATCGAGGATGAACGGGGCCTGGGTGGGCGGGTCGAAGTGACGCCCGACGCGATCGACGTGCTGGTGCAGTTGGCCGCCGGCGACGCCCGCCGTGCGCTGACCGCGCTGGAGGTCGCCGCCGAGGCGGCCCAAGCGGCCGGCCAACCGGTCACCGTCGAAACCATCGAGCAGTCCCTGAACAAGGCCGCCGTCCGCTACGACCGCGACGGCGACCAGCACTACGACGTCATCAGCGCGTTCATCAAGTCGGTGCGCGGATCCGACGTCGACGCCGCGCTGCACTACCTGGCGCGCATGTTGATCGCCGGTGAGGACCCGCGCTTCGTCGCGCGCCGGCTGATGATTCTGGCCAGCGAGGACATCGGCATGGCCGACTCGACCGCGTTGCAGGTCGCCGTCGCGGCCGCGCAGACGGTGGCGCTGATCGGTATGCCCGAAGCCCAGCTGACGCTGGCGCATGCCACCATCTATCTGGCCACCGCGCCGAAGTCCAACGCCGTCACCACCGCGCTGGGCGCGGCAATGAACGACATCAAGTCCGGCAAGGCCGGCCTGGTACCGGCCCATCTGCGTGACGGGCACTATTCGGGTGCGGCGGGCCTGGGCCACGCGCAGGGCTACAAATATTCCCACGACGACCCCGACGGCGTTGTGGCACAACAATATCCGCCGGACGAGCTGGTCGGGGTGGACTACTACCGGCCCACCGGCCGCGGCGCCGAGCGCGAGCTTGTCGGTCGCCTGGACCGGCTGCGCGCGATCATCCGCAAGAGGGGACGGGCATGAAGACGTTCACCGACGAGGAGATGGGTCGGCTACTGCCCACCGCGAAGGCCTACAGCGTCGCGATCCTCAAGCAGGGGCCCAACTTCGGTGATGACACCACGCCCGCAGTCGTGTGGGAGCACGGCCGCCGCAACTTCGGCCTGCGCGACGACGGCGTGCTCGCGGTGGTGCTGCCGGTCACCGACGGATCCGACTTGTGCGGCATCGGGGTGTTCGCCGCGACGGTGGAGGAGACCATCGCGATCATGAACGCCGACCCCGGGGTGGTGGCCGGAGTGTTCACCTACCAGGTGCACCCTTGCCTCGGCTTCCCCGGCGACGCGCTGCCCTGAATGCAGGCGACCGCCTAGACCAGCTCCGGCACCCGCAGGTGGGCGATCGCCAGCTCGAACTCGGCCACATCCAAAACCTCGGCGCCCAGATCCCGCACCCGCCGGCTGCGCAGCTCCGAGGCCCGGTCGCGGTTGCGGGCCATCGCGTCCATGCTGTCGAACGTCGAGCACGACACCGCCCGTCGGCAGGCCGGGTGATCGACCATCAGGCTGGCGCTGCAGAACCCTTCGAGCTGCTCCATCTCCGGCAGCACGGCGGTGCGGTAGAAGTCCAGGGAGCGGTTGAGCTGGTCGGGCACTACTTTCAGCCAGGTGGCGCGCACGCATGCACCTTCCCGCGACCGATGATCACGGTGCACCGAGGCGATCTCCCACTCTTCGACTCGCAGGCTGCCGTCGAACATCAGTCCGGCACGGTCGCGGATGGGCGCCACCTGCTCGGCGCTGGCGCGCATCGCTTCCAAGGTGTGCCATGCGCTGGTCGCTATGCAGGTGCCGTTTTGCCGGTCGACCAATAGCGATACCCCGACACATCCGTCGATCTCCTGCAGCGCGGGCATCACGACATCGCGGACATGCGCGATGCCGATGTCGACCGACAAGGGTTGCGCCTGGATGGTGGTGGATCGTGCGTACACGTTGGCTCCCTTAACCGTCGGGGCAGCGCCCCGGCGGCGCCACCGGTCCCACCAGATACCTTCCTCTTGACCGGCGACCGCCGCAATGGCCAGGTGTGGTCGCGCTCACAAACGATTGGCTGCCTACAGCGGTTGCGCCGTAGGCTGGTCAGATGCAAACCGACGTGCTGGAGGTGGACACCTCGCGCCGCCGCATCGTGGATCTCACCGACGCGGTGCGCAGGTTCTGCTTCAGCTACGGAGACGGTCTGTGCAACGTGTTCGTCCCGCACGCGACCGCCGGGGTCGCCATCATCGAGACCGGCGCCGGTTCCGACGACGACTTGGTGGACACGTTGGAGCGGCTGTTGCCGCGTGACGACCGTTACCGGCATGCGCACGGCTCGCCAGGCCACGGCGCTGACCATGTACTGCCTGCCATCGTGTCGCCGTCGGTGACGGTGCCGGTCTCGCACGGCGAGCCGATGCTGGGCACCTGGCAAAGTGTCGTACTTGTCGACCTGAACCGGGACAATCCGCAGCGCTCGGTGCGGTTGAGCTTTATGGAAGGCTGAAGGCCGAGATCGGTCTCTGCCAGCCTGCGCCTTGGCCGGCGAATAGGCTGTTGGGTGACCTGCTGAGCAAACGAGGAAGCGGAAAACAGTGCAGACACACGAGATCAGGAAGCGGTTCCTTGATCATTTCGTGAAGGCCGGTCACACCGAGGTGCCCAGTGCGTCGGTGATCCTCGACGACCCCAACCTGCTGTTCGTCAATGCCGGCATGGTGCAGTTCGTGCCGTTCTTCCTGGGTCAGCGCACCCCGCCGTACGCGACGGCCACCAGCATCCAAAAGTGCATCCGCACTCCCGATATCGACGAAGTCGGCATCACCACCCGCCACAACACGTTCTTCCAGATGGCCGGCAACTTCTCGTTCGGCGACTATTTCAAGCGGGGCGCCATCGAGCTGGCCTGGTCGCTGCTGACCAACAGCGTCGACGCCGGGGGATACGGACTCGACCCGGAAAAACTTTGGGCCACCGTGTATCTCGATGACGACGAGGCGGCGGGGCTGTGGCAGGAAATCGCCGGTCTGCCCGCCGAACGTATCCAGCGTCGCGGCATGGCCGACAACTACTGGTCGATGGGCATCCCCGGGCCGTGCGGACCGTCGTCGGAGATCTATTACGACCGGGGCCCCGAATACGGCCCCGGGGGCGGCCCGATCGTCAACGAGGACCGCTATCTCGAAGTGTGGAACCTCGTGTTCATGCAGAACGAGCGCGGCGAGGGAACGTCGAAAGAGGACTACGAGATCCTGGGGCCGTTGCCGCGCAAGAACATCGACACCGGCATGGGCGTCGAGCGGATCGCGCTGGTCCTGCAGGGCGTGCACAACGTCTACGAAACCGACCTGCTGCGGCCGGTGATCGACACTGTCGCCGCCCGGGCACCGCGCCCCTATGACGTGGGCAACCACGAAGACGACGTGCGCTACCGCATCATCGCCGACCACAGCCGCACCGCGGCGATCCTCATCGGGGACGGCGTCAGCCCCGGCAACGACGGCCGCGGTTACGTGTTGCGCCGCCTGCTGCGCCGGGTCGTGCGCTCGGCCAAACTGCTGGGCATCGACACCCCCATCGTCGGCGATCTGATGACCAGCGTGCGCGACTCGATGGGCCCGTCCTACCCGGAATTGGTCAGCGACTTCGACCGCATCAATCGCATCGCGGTGGCCGAGGAGACGGCGTTCAACCGCACCCTGGCCTCGGGCTCCAAGCTCTTCGAAGAGGTGGCCGGTGCCACGAAATCCTCAGGCGCCGTAGTTGTTTCGGGTTCGGATGCGTTCACCTTGCACGACACCTACGGCTTCCCCATCGAACTCACCCTGGAGATGGCCAACGAGGCGGGCCTGGGTGTGGACGAGGCCGGGTTCCGGGAACTGATGGCCGAGCAGCGTCGGCGCGCCAAAGCAGACGCCGCCGCACGTAAGCACGCGCACGCCGACCTGACCGCCTACCGCGACCTGGTCGACGCCGGCCCCACCGAGTTCACCGGGTTCGACGAACTGGCCTCCGAGGCAAGGATTTTGGGGATTTTCGTCGACGGCAAGCGGGTGCCGGTGGTCTCCCACGCCGACGGCGTCAACGCAGACCGGGTGGAGCTGATCCTGGACCGGACCCCGCTCTACGCCGAATCCGGGGGCCAGATCGCCGATCTGGGTTCGATCAGCGGAACCGGTGCCGGCGGCAGTGCCAAGGCCGCGGTCACCGACGTGCAGAAGATCGCGAAAACCCTGCACGCGCATCGGGTGAACGTGGAATCCGGCGAATTCGTGGAGGGCGACAGCGTCATCGCCGCGGTGGACCCCAATTGGCGCAAGGGCGCCACACAGGGCCACTCGGGAACCCATATGGTGCACGCCGCGTTACGGCAAGTGTTGGGCCCCAACGCCGTTCAGGCCGGCTCGCTGAACCGCCCTGGCTACCTGCGGTTCGACTTCAACTGGCAGGGTCCGCTGACCGAGCAGCAGCGCACGCAGATCGAAGAGGTGACCAACGAGGCGGTGCAGGCCGACTTCGAAGTGCACACCTTCCTCGAGAACCTCGACAAGGCCAAGGCGATGGGCGCGATGGCGCTGTTCGGCGAGAGCTACCCCGACCAGGTGCGGGTGGTGGAGATCGGCGGCCCGTTCTCCCTCGAGTTGTGCGGGGGCACCCACGTGCACAACTCCGCGCAGATCGGCCCGGTGACCATCCTGGGCGAATCGTCGATCGGGTCCGGTGTGCGCCGCGTGGAGGCCTACGTCGGGCTGGAGTCATTCCGGCACCTGGCCAAGGAGCGCGCGCTGATGGCGGGGCTGGCGTCGTCATTGAAGGTGCCGTCCGAAGAGGTGCCGGCCCGGGTGGCCAACCTGGTGGACCGGCTCAAGGCCGCCGAGAAGGAACTCGAGCGGGCCCGGCTGGCCAGCGCCCGCGCGGCCGCCACCAACGCCGCCGCCGGCGCCGAGCGCATCGGTAACGTCCGGCTCGTCGCGCAGCGCATGTCGGCCGGCATGACCGCCGCCGACCTGCGTTCGCTGGTCGGCGACATCCGCGGCAAGCTCGGCAGCGACCCCGCGGTGGTGGCGCTGATCGCCGAGGGGGAGAGCCAGACCGTGCCGTATGCCGTCGCCGCCAACTCCGCCGCCCAGGACCTCGGGTTGCGCGCCAACGATCTGGTCAAACAACTCGCCGTGGCGGTCGAGGGCCGCGGCGGCGGCAAGGCCGACCTGGCCCAGGGTTCGGGGAAGAACCCGACCGGCATCGACGCCGCACTCGAGGCGGTACGCGCGGAGATCGCACGGGTCGGTTGAGTGGATTCGCAGCAGCACCGCCCACCCGACCGGCCCGGCGACCAGGACCCCGGGCGGGGACGACGCCTCGGCATCGACGTGGGAAGTGTGCGAATCGGCGTCGCCAGCAGTGACCCGGACGGCATCCTGGCCACCCCGGTCGAAACAGTGCGTCGCGAGCGGTCCGGCCGGCACCTGCGCCGACTGGCCGCACTCGCCGCGGAGTTCGAAGCGGTCGAGGTGATCGTCGGGTTGCCGCGCACGCTGGCCGACCGCACCGGACCGTCGGCCCGCGACGCGATCGACGTGGCCGACGCGCTGGCCCAGCGGATCGCGCCCATCCCGGTGCGCCTCGCCGACGAGCGGCTCACCACGGTCAGCGCGCAGCGATCACTGCGCGAGGCCGGGGTGCGGGCCCGCAACCAGCGATCGGTGATCGACCAGGCGGCCGCAGTGGCGATCCTGCAGGGGTGGTTGGATCAACGTCGCAAGATGGTGACCGAAAGTCGGGCGATCTCGGGGACTGGGGAAGGTGTCGATGGCTGACGAGGACCACCGCCACCGGGCCGAGCCCGTGGCCGTGGCGCCAACCCGCCACCGCAGGTCCCGCGCCGACCGCAAGCGCGCCGAGCGTCACCGGCGGCGGCGACGAATCGTGGGCGGCATCGCGCTCAGCCTCCTGGTGGTGGTCGTGGTGGCCGCCGTCTTCCTCGGCTCCAAGCTGTGGCGGTCCCTGTCGGGCGCCGACGACGACTACACCGGCAATGGCAAGCGCGACGTCGTCATCCAGGTCCAGGCCGGTGACTCGACCACCGCCGTGGGGGAAACCCTGCTCAATCGCGGAGTGGTGCGCACCGTACGGGCGTTCGTCGACGCCGCCCACGGCAACGCCGCGATCTCCTCGATTCAGCCAGGCTTCTACCGCATGCGTACCGAGATTCCGGCGGCCAATGCCGTCGCCCGGTTGGCCGACCCCAAGAGCCGGGTCGGCAAGCTGGTGATTCCCGAAGGCCGGCAGCTCGACGACACCACCGACATGAAAAGCAACGTCGTCAACCCCGGAATCCTGACGCTGATCTCGCGCGCCACCTGCGTGAACCTGGACGGCAACCAGCGCTGCGTATCGGTGGCGGACCTGCGCACCGCGGCGAGCAAGAGCACCCCCGTCGCGCTGCAGGTGCCGCCCTGGGCGGTCGAGCCGGTCAACGAGCTGGGCGACGACCATCGCCGCATCGAGGGCCTGATCGCTCCGGGGACGTTCAACATCGATCCGTCCGCGTCGGCCGAGACCATTCTGGCGACGCTGATCAACGCCGGCGCCGTGGCGTACATGAAGTCGGGTCTGGTGGACACCGCCAAGGCGCTGAGCCTGTCGCCCTACGACATCCTGGTGGTGGCATCGCTGGTGCAGCAGGAAGCCAACGCCCAGGACTTCTCGAAGGTGGCGCAGGTCATCTACAACCGGCTGCATGAGCACCGCACGCTGGAATTCGATTCCACCGTCAACTATCCGCTGGACCGCCGGGAGGTGGCCACCAGTGACGGCGACCGCGGCCTGCGCACGCCCTGGAACACCTACATGTCCGAAGGACTACCGGCCACCGCCATCTGCTCGCCTGGAGTGGACGCGCTGCGTGCCGCCGAGCATCCCGAGCCCGGTGACTGGCTCTACTTCGTGACCATCGACTCACAGGGCACGACGCTGTTCACCCGGGACTACCAGCAGCACCTGGCCAACATCGAACTGGCCAAACGCAACGGTGTCCTCGATTCCGCGCGATGAGTGAAGCGCCGCGAAAAGCGGCCGTGCTCGGCTCGCCCATCGCCCACTCCCGATCCCCGCAGCTGCACCTGGCCGCCTATCGCGCGCTGGGACTGCACGACTGGACCTATGACCGCATCGAGTGCGACGCCGAGCGGCTGCCCGGCGTCGTCGGCGCCTTCGGCCCGGAATGGGTCGGGGTATCGGTCACCATGCCCGGCAAGTTCGCCGCCCTGCGCTTCGCCGACGAGCGCACCCAGCGCGCCGAACAAGTCGGCTCGGCCAACACCCTGGTCCGCACGCCGGGCGGCTGGCGGGCCGACAACACCGACGTCGACGGCGTCGCCGGCGCGCTTGGACAGGCCGGCGGCCACGCGCTGGTCTGCGGTTCAGGGGGCACCGCACCGGCGGCCGTCGTCGGGCTGGCCCAGCTGGGTGTCACCGAGATCACCGTGGTGGCACGCAACCGGGACAAAGCCGCCCGCTTGCAGGACCTGGGCGCGCGACTGGGCATGGCGACCCGCTTCACCGACCTGGACAGCCCCGGCCTGGCCGAGCAGGTGGCGGCCGCCAGCGTCCTGGTCAGCACCATCCCGGCCGACGTCGCAGCGCGTTATGCCGCGACGTTCGCCGGTATACCAGTCCTGCTGGACGCCATCTACCACCCGTGGCCCACGCCGCTGGCCGCCGCGGTGAGCGCCGCGGGTGGACGGGTCATCAGCGGCCTGCAGATGCTGCTGCATCAGGCATTCGCGCAGGTGGAACAGTTCACCGGGCGGCCCGCCCCGCGCGAGGCGATGACTTGCGCATTGACCGGCCTGGATTAACCTGCCGCTGCATGCGGATTGCGGCGGCCGCGGTGGTACTGGCCTGGCTGACGATGTTGAGCTGCTACGACCTCCGGCAGCGCCGACTGCCCAACTGGCTGACGCTGCCCGGCGCGGCGGTGATCCTGGCGGGCGCCGCCTGCGTGGGCGACGGCCTGCCGGCGCTGGCCGGCGCCGCGGGCTTGACCGGCTTGTACCTGGCGGTGCACCTGATCACCCCGGCGGCGATGGGCGCCGGGGACGTCAAGCTGGCGATCGGGTTGGGCGGGCTGTGCGGTTGTTTCGGCGCGGCGCAGTGGTTCCTCGCGGCATTGGCCGCTCCGCTGCTCACCGCGCTGTTCGGACTGCTGGCCCTGACGCGTGGCGCGCGGTCGGTGCCGCACGGTCCGTCGATGTGCGTGGCCAGCGCTTGGGCGGCGGGGTCGGCCCTGCTGGGTTGAGCCCGTGGGAAGATGGACGGGTGTTGCGCTGGATTACCGCGGGGGAGTCGCACGGCCGTGCCTTGGTCGCCGTGGTCGAGGGCATGGTCGCCGGGGTGGCGGTCACCTCGACCGAAATCGCCGATCAGCTGGCCCGCCGTCGGCTCGGTTACGGCCGCGGCGCCCGGATGAAGTTCGAGCGGGACGCGGTGACCGTGCTGTCCGGGGTCCGCCACGGCACCACCCTGGGCGGCCCGATCGCCATCGAGATCGGCAACACCGAATGGCCGAAGTGGGAGACGGTGATGGCCGCCGATCCCGTCGACCCTGCTGAGCTGGAGAACAGCGCGCGCAACGAACCGCTCACCCGGCCCCGGCCCGGCCACGCCGACTACGCCGGCATGCTCAAGTACGGCTTCGACGACGCCCGCCCGGTGCTGGAACGCGCCAGCGCCCGCGAGACCGCCGCCCGCGTCGCCGCGGGCACCGTCGCACGGGCATTCCTGCGTCAGGCGCTCGGCGTCGAGGTGCTGTCCCATGTCGTCTCGATCGGCGCGTCGGCGCCCTATGACGGCCCGCCGCCGCACGCCGAAGACCTGCCCGCCATCGACGCCAGCCCGGTGCGCGCCTACGACAAGGCCGCCGAGCAGGCCATGATCACCGAAATCGAAGCCGCCAAGAAGGACGGCGACACCCTGGGCGGCATCGTCGAGGTGGTGGCGCTGGGCCTGCCCATCGGCTTGGGCTCGTTCACCAGCGGCGACAACCGGCTCGACAGCCAACTGGCCGCCGCGGTCATGGGCATCCAGGCCATCAAGGGCGTGGAGATCGGCGACGGATTCGAAACCGCGCGCCGCCGCGGCAGCCGCGCCCACGACGAGATGTACCCGGGCCCGGACGGTGTCGTCCGCTCCACCAACCGGGCCGGCGGCCTGGAAGGCGGGATGACCAACGGCCAGCCGCTGCGGGTGCGCGCGGCGATGAAGCCGATCTCCACCGTGCCCCGCGCCCTGGCCACCGTCGACATGGCCACCGGCGACGAGGCCGTCGCCATCCACCAGCGCTCCGACGTCTGCGCGGTGCCCGCCGCCGGCGTCGTCGTCGAAACCATGGTGGCGCTGGTGTTGGCGCGCGCGGTGCTGGAGAAGTTCGGCGGCGACTCGCTTGCCGAAACCCGCCGCAACATCGAGGCCTACCAACGGACGGTCGCCGAACGGGAGGCTCCGGCCACTCGGGCGCGGGTAAGCCAGGGGTAGCGCACCAGTGGCACCCAAAGCGGTACTGATCGGACTACCGGGCTCGGGGAAATCGACCATCGGGCGCCGGCTGGCCAAGGCACTCGGCGTGAGCATGCTCGACACCGACGTCGCGATCGAGCAGCAGACCGGGCGCAGCATCGCCGAGATCTTCGCCACCGACGGCGAAGCGGAGTTCCGGCGCATCGAGGAACAGGTGGTGCGCGCCGCGCTCGCCGACCACGACGGCGTGCTGTCGCTGGGCGGCGGGGCGGTCACCAGCCCCGGCGTATGCGAGGCGCTGGCCGGCCACACCGTCATCTACCTGGAAATCGGTGCCGCCGAAGGCGTGCGCCGCACAGGCGGCAGCGCCGTACGGCCGCTGCTCGCCGGACCCGATCGCGCGGAGAAGTACCGAGCCCTGATGGCCAAACGCGCGCCGCTGTACCGCCGGGTCGCCACCTTGCGGGTCGACACCAACCGGCGCAACCCGGGGGCGGTGGTGCGCTACATCGTTTCGCGCCTGCAGTCCACCGAGTCCGCCGCAACCGAGAACCAGGCAGCCACATGAGCGATCCGAGCACACCGGTCACCGTCGAGGTGGCCGTCGACCCGCCCTACCCGGTCATCATCGGGCGCGGCCTGCTCAGCGAGTTGGAAGGGCTGCTCTCCGACCGGCACAAGGTCGCCATCCTGCACCAGCCGGTGCTGGCCCACACCGCCGAGGCTATTCGCAGCCACCTGGCCGACAAGGGCGTCGACGCGCACCGCATCGAGATCCCCGACGCCGAAGCCGGCAAGGACCTGCCCGTCGTCGGCTTCATCTGGGAAGTGTTGGGCCGCATCGGCATCGGCCGCAAGGACGCCCTGATCAGCCTGGGCGGCGGGGCGGCCACCGACGTCGCCGGTTTCGCGGCCGCAACGTGGCTGCGCGGGGTATCCATCGTGCACGTGCCCACCACCTTGCTGGGCATGGTCGACGCCGCCGTCGGCGGCAAGACCGGCATCAACACCGACGCCGGCAAGAACCTGGTCGGCGCGTTCCACCAGCCGCTGGCCGTGCTGGTCGACCTGGCGACACTGGAAACGTTGCCGCACAACGAGATCGTGGCCGGGATGGCCGAAGTGGTCAAGGCGGGGTTCATCGCCGACCCGGTCATCCTGGACCTCATCGAAGCCGACCCGCAAGCCGCGTTGGATCCCAACGATGAGGTGCTGCCGGAGCTCATCCGCCGGGCCATCGCCGTCAAGGCGGAGGTCGTCGCGGCCGACGAGAAGGAATCCGAACTGCGCGAAATCCTCAACTACGGGCACACGCTGGGCCACGCGATCGAACGCCGGGAGCGCTACCAGTGGCGGCACGGCGCCGCGGTGTCCGTCGGGCTGGTGTTCGCGGCGGAACTGGCGCGGCTGACCGGACGCCTCGACGACGCCACCGCCGAACGCCACCGGGCCATCCTGTCCTCGCTGGGCCTGCCGGTCAGCTACGACCCGGACGCGTTGCCGCAACTATTGGAGTTCATGGCCGGGGACAAGAAGTCTCGCGCCGGCGTGCTGCGGTTCGTGGTGCTCGACGGGCTGGCCAAGCCGGGCCGTTTGGTCGGGCCCGACCCGGGGCTGTTGGTCACCGCCTATGCCGGGGTGTGCGCCCATGACTGACGCGGCGACCGTGCAGATCATCAACGGCCCCAACCTGGGTCGGCTGGGCCGGCGCGAGCCGGAGGTCTACGGCAGCACCACCCATGACGACCTGGCCGCCCTGATCGACCGGGAAGCCGCCGAGCTCGGATTGAAAGCAGTTGTCCGCCAAAGCGATAGCGAAGCCCAACTGCTGGAGTGGATTCATGCTGCCGCCGACGCCGGGGAACCGGTGGTGCTCAACGCCGGCGGTCTGACGCATACCTCGGTGGCGCTGCGCGACGCCTGCGCGGAACTCACCGCCCCGCTGATCGAAGTGCACATCTCCAATGTGCACGC from Mycobacterium kubicae includes these protein-coding regions:
- the aroB gene encoding 3-dehydroquinate synthase, producing MSDPSTPVTVEVAVDPPYPVIIGRGLLSELEGLLSDRHKVAILHQPVLAHTAEAIRSHLADKGVDAHRIEIPDAEAGKDLPVVGFIWEVLGRIGIGRKDALISLGGGAATDVAGFAAATWLRGVSIVHVPTTLLGMVDAAVGGKTGINTDAGKNLVGAFHQPLAVLVDLATLETLPHNEIVAGMAEVVKAGFIADPVILDLIEADPQAALDPNDEVLPELIRRAIAVKAEVVAADEKESELREILNYGHTLGHAIERRERYQWRHGAAVSVGLVFAAELARLTGRLDDATAERHRAILSSLGLPVSYDPDALPQLLEFMAGDKKSRAGVLRFVVLDGLAKPGRLVGPDPGLLVTAYAGVCAHD
- a CDS encoding shikimate kinase — translated: MAPKAVLIGLPGSGKSTIGRRLAKALGVSMLDTDVAIEQQTGRSIAEIFATDGEAEFRRIEEQVVRAALADHDGVLSLGGGAVTSPGVCEALAGHTVIYLEIGAAEGVRRTGGSAVRPLLAGPDRAEKYRALMAKRAPLYRRVATLRVDTNRRNPGAVVRYIVSRLQSTESAATENQAAT
- the aroQ gene encoding type II 3-dehydroquinate dehydratase, which produces MTDAATVQIINGPNLGRLGRREPEVYGSTTHDDLAALIDREAAELGLKAVVRQSDSEAQLLEWIHAAADAGEPVVLNAGGLTHTSVALRDACAELTAPLIEVHISNVHAREDFRRHSYLSPIATGVIVGLGVQGYLLALRYLAANPS